CTCGAACGGCGGGCGCGGCGGGTAGTACGGCTGCTGGGGCTGCTGGTGGTCCGTCATGGCTCAGACTCTCGGCCCGGCAGATGAGAACGGTCTGAGGACCGGCTGAGAAGCCCGACAGAACCCTGTATGCCCGAAATAAAGACCCGTGGCGTCGGCGGGGACTCCGTCAGTGGCAGCCGCAGGACCGGCGGACCACCAGGGCCGACGGGAACTGCTTCACGCGCTCGCGGCGGGAGCCCGAGACGCGGACCGAGTCGTCGAGGACCAGGTCCACGGCGGCCCGGGCCATCGCCGGCCGGTCCGAGTAGACGGTGGTCAGCGGCGGATCGGTGAGCGCGGCCTCCTTCACGTCGTCGAAGCCCGCCACCGCCAGCTCGGTCGGCACGTCTATGCGCAGCTCGCGGGCGGCCCGCAGCACGCCGAACGCCTGGTCGTCGGTGGAGCAGAAGATCGCCGGCGGCCGGTCCGGGCCCGCCAGCAGCTTCAGTGCCACCTGGTAGGCGTCGTACCGGTTGTACGGGGCCTCGAAGAGCCGGCCCTCGACCGAGCGGCCGGCCTCCTGCATGGCGCGCCGCCAGCCCTCGACGTGGTCAGCGACCGGGTCGCCGACGGCGGGGGTGTTGGGGACGCCGCCCAGGCAGGCCACGTACGGGTGGCCGTGCTCCAGGAGGTGCCGGGTGGCGAGCTGGGCGCCGCCGATGTCGTCGGTCACGACGGCCACGTCGTCGATCGCCTCGGGCCGCTCGTGCAGCAGCACCACGCGCGCGTCCCAGGCCTCGATCTCGCTCGCGGCCTGTTCGCTCATGCCCTGGCTGACCAGGATCAGCCCGGAGACCCGCATGCCGAGGAAGGCCCGCAGATAGTGGATCTCGCGCTCGGTCCGGTAGTCGGAGTTGCCGACGAGGACCATCTTCCCGCGCTCGGCGGCGGCCTGCTCCACCGCGTGCGCCATCTCCGCGAAGAAGGGCTGGCGCGCGTCCGGGACGATCATGCCTATGAGATCCGTGCGGCGGGACGCCATGGCCTGGGCCACCCGGTCGGGTCGGTAGCCCAGCTCCTTGATGGCGGCGAGGACACGCTCGCGCGTGGCCGGGGCGACCGGCCGGGGTCCGTTGTTGATGACGTAACTCACGACCGCGGTCGAAGTACCCGCCAGTCGCGCTACGTCATCCCGCGTCACCTTGGCCACGCGCGGAAGTCTACGCGGGGTGACCTACCTACCGGCAGGTCGCCCTGTGGCATACGCCACGTCAACGCCCCCCTAACGGGTGGTGTCGGCCGTGGCGTCCTTGACTCCGGCGCCCGTACGGGCCTTCTCCCGGGCGTCCTGCCCCGCTTCCGCCCCCTTCGTCCCGCCGGATTCGCCGGCCTCCTTGGCCCGCGCCTCCTCGGCGGCCCGCTCCACCTTCTCCGGGGTGACGAAGCGGTATCCCACATTGCGGACGGTGCCGATCAGCGACTCGTGCTCCGGGCCGAGCTTCGCGCGCAGCCGCCGCACGTGGACGTCGACCGTCCGGGTGCCGCCGAAGTAGTCGTACCCCCACACCTCCTGGAGCAGCTGCGCCCGGGTGAAGACCCGCCCCGGGTGCTGCGCGAGGTACTTCAGGAGCTCGAACTCCTTGAAGGTCAGGTCCAGCACCCGGCCCTTCAGCTTGGCGCTGTACGTGGCCTCGTCCACCGACAGGTCGCCGTTGCGGATCTCCATAGGGGAGTCGTCCGCGACGATCTGCTGCCGGCCCAGGGCCAGCCGCAGCCGCGCCTCGACCTCGGCCGGACCCGCGGTGTCGAGCAGGACGTCGTCGATGCCCCAGTCCGCGGTGACGGCCGCCAGACCGCCCTCCGTGACCACCAGGACCAGCGGACAGCCGGGGCCGGTGGAGCGCAGCAGCTGGCAGAGCGAGCGGACCTGCGGCAGGTCCCGCCGCCCGTCGACGAGGATCACGTCCGCGCCCGGGGTGTCCACCAGCGCGGGGCCCTCGGCGGGGGCCACCCGCACGTTGTGCAGCAGCAGACCGAGCGCCGGAAGCACTTCGGTCGACGGCTGGAGGGCGTTGGTCAGGAGCAGCAGAGAACTCATCGCGACACCCCACCTGTCCGGATGCTCGTCGTAGGTCGGTCGTGCTTCGTACGCTCGTCCATGACTCGGTTCCTCCTCGGTCCCTGCGAGGACGTCTGCGGTACTGCGGTCTCACGTGCTGCTCCCGCGCCCCGAGAGCTTTTGTTCATCCGTCCGTAACAACGGCCGGAAAACGCAAAAGGACCCGGTGGCGACGTCGCCCGGATCCTCTGCCTAGGAGAATAGCCCACATGAGTTCCGAGGCAGAGGGCCGATTTCACATGATGGATGTCTTCTCGCTCACTTCCGGACCTCGCCGCGCCATGCTGCGGACGGAAGACGGCGTCCGTATCGAGGCGTTTCACGAGCCCTTCCCGGCCAGTGTCGCCGACACGGCCGTCGTCGTCGCGCACGGCTTCACCGGTTCCCTCGACCGGCCCGCCGTCCGGCGCGCCGCCGGGGTCCTCGGCCGGCACGCGGCGGCCGTCGTCACCTTCTCCTTCCGCGGCCACGGCGGCTCCGGCGGCCTCTCCACCCTCGGCGACCGCGAGGTCCTGGACCTCGCCGCCGCCGTCCGCTGGGCCCGCGCGCAGGGCCACGCGCGCGTGGCGACCGTCGGCTTCTCCATGGGCGGCTCCGTCGTCCTGCGCCAGGCCGCCCTGGACCGCGGCACCGACGCCGCGCCCGACGCGGTCGCCGCCGTCTCCGCCCCCGCCCGCTGGTACTACCGGGGGACGGCCCCGATGCGCCGCCTCCACTGGGTGGTCACCCGCCCGGCGGGCCGGCTCGTCGGGCGGTACGGGCTCCGCACCCGCATCGACCACCGCGCCTGGGACCCCGTCCCCCTCCCGCCGGTGGAGGCGGCCGCGCGGATCGCGCCGACCCCGCTGCTGATCGTCCACGGCGACCGCGACGCCTACTTCCCCCTCGACCACCCGCGGACCCTGGCCGCCGCCGGGGACGCGGAGCTGTGGCTGGAACCCGGCATGGGCCACGCGGAGAACGCCGCCGGCGAGGAGCTGCTCGACCGGCTCGGCGCCTGGCTCGTCCGCCGATAGCCCATCATGGGGAGCGGCGCGCACACGAACGAAGGGAGCGCCGCTATGGCAGCGGGAACCATCCGCTACTGGGCCGCGGCCAAGGCCGCCGCCGGGGTCGCCGAGGAGCCGTACACCGCCGAGACCCTCGCCGAGGCCCTGGACGCGGCCCGCGCGAACCACCCGGGCGAGCTGGTCCGGGTCCTCCAGCGGTGCTCGTACCTCGTCGACGGCGACCCGGTCGGCACCCGCGCCCATGAGACGGTACGGCTTGCCGAGGGCGGCACGGTCGAGGTGCTCCCCCCGTTCGCAGGAGGGTGAACCCCACAGCATGAGCAACGACCAGCAGTACGGCGGGCAGCCGTACGACCCGAACGCGTACGACCCCTCGGTCACCCAGACCTGGGAGGGCCAGACCTGGGACACCACGTACCAGCCGGCGGTCCGCGCGGAGGACGCGTACGGGTACCCGGCCGCCGCGGCGCAGCAGGCGCAGGCCCCGCAGCCGTACGCGTACCCGCAGGAGGCGTACCCCCAGCAGGGGTACGCCCAGCAGCCGTACGCCCCGGAGTCGTACGCGCAGCCGCAGCCGCAGCCGCAGCCCGAGCCGTACGCCGAGCCCCAGCCGTACGCCGCCGCTCCGGTGCCCGCGCCCGCCCCCGCCCCCGCGCCCGTGGAGGCCCCCGACGGCCCCGCGTACTCCTCGCCGACCACCTCCGGGAACACCCGGATCACCGACGCCCAGCGCGCGCGTGCCGAGGGCCGGTCGCCGATCATCGAGCCCGGGATGCGGCCGGCCGCCCTGACGGCCGTCCTCGGCCTGCTGCTCGCCGGCGGCGCCGCGCTCGGCCCCTACGGGCTGCTGCTGCCGCTGGTCGCGCTCCAGGGGCTCACCGCCGCCGGCTGGTTCCGGCTCAACGGCATGTGGCCCGCCCGGCAGGGCATCGCGCTCGCCTTCCTCGGCGGGCTCGTCGCCGACGCCGCCCTGCTCGCCGCCGGCCGCGAGCACGCGGCCCCCGCGATCCTCGGCACCCTCGGCGTCTGGGTCCTGCTCAGCCTGGTCCTCCAGCTCCGCAGCCACGCCGACCCCGACGAGCGGATGTACGGCCTCATGGCCACCGTCGCCTCGGCGGCGCTCACCGTCCTCGCCGCCGGCCACCTCGGCGCCGAGCCGGACGCGGTGGTGGCCGGCTCGGCCGCCGTCGCCGCGACCGTCCTCGCCCGCGCGCTGCCGCTGCCCGGCCCCGTCTCGCTCGTCGTCTCCCTGCTCGCCGCCGCCGGCGCGGGCATCGCCGCCGGCGCCCTGACCGGCATGGGCGCCGCCGGGGCGCTGCTCGGCCTCGCCACCGGCGTCTGCGCCCTCGTCGGCCTGCGGACCGCCAGCTACGACTACCCGTCCCGCTTCGTGCACATGACGGCCGGCGTGGCCCTGCCGCTGACGGCGGCCGCGCCCGCCGTGTACCTTCTCGGCCGCGCCCTGGTCTGAGCGGCCGCCGGATCCCGGTCCGGCCGCACCCGCCCGGGGTCCCGGGAACCACCCGGCCCCCCGACACGTCGATCTTTCGTGTCGGGGGGCCGGCACACATCTTCGGCAATGGGGGAAAGTCAGCCATGCGAGCACTGCGGATCCTGCTGGTCGTGGCCGTCGTGCTGGGCGGGATCCTGGTCGGCGGGGACCGGCTGGCCGCCGCCTGGGCCGAGTCGGAGGTCGCCGGACGCGCCTCGCTCGCCGGCGGCCGCACCGAGTCCGTCGAGGTGGACATCAAGGGCTTCCCCTTCCTCACCCAGGCCGCCGACAAGCGCTTCGGCGAGGTCGAGGTGGTCGCCAGGGGCGTCCACACCCAGGCCGGCGGCAAGCCCGTCCGGATCGGCGAGCTCGTCGTCGACCTGCGGGACGTGGTGGTGACCGGCGACTGGGCCGGTGCCCGGGCCGGCTCGGCGACCGGGACGGCGCTCATCTCGTACGCGGACCTGGTCGCCGCCTCGGAGCGCGCGACCGCCATGGAGTACGGCGGCCCCGGCAAGGTGAAGGTGACGGGCAGCGTCGAGGTCCTGGGCCGCAAGGTGACCCGTACGGTCGTCTCCTCGGTCACCCTGGTCGGCGGCGACACCATCAAGGTCCGCGCCGACGAGGTGCCCGGCGAGGGCATCCCCCTCCTGGAGGACATGATCCGCGAGCGCACCGACTTCGAGCGCCCGCTCGGCCGCGTCGCCGGCATGCGGGTCTCCAAGGTCGAGCCGCGCCCGGAGGGCCTGGCCGTCACGGTGACCGGCCAGGACGTCGCCATCGCGGGCTGAATCGGCCCCACTTTCACATACTGAGACGACCCCGTCCGATCCGCAGAAACAGCGGCTCGGACGGCGCGCCGCGGGGGCTCCGCGCGCCCCTCCGACCCTTACTCGATCTCATCATCCGGATGATCGCGTCTCATCATGCGACACACCGGTGACACGGTCGCCTGTCCGTCCCTACGATCGACGGCATGAAGCGACAGGCGGAACTCACGAAGCGGCGGGCAGTAGACCTGTGCCGCATCGCCGCCATGCTCTGTCGCTCCATCTGAGCGGGACGCGCTCCGCGCCCGTATTCCGCACGGCCCACCGACCCCCGGGGTCGGGGCCGCACCGCGCAGCACGACGCCGTCGGGCGCCTCGCCCCGACGCGTACCCGCACATGCAGCACCACCCCGCACCACACCGCCGCACACTGCCCCGGAGGAGAAACAGCATGGCTCGCAGCGACGTACTGGTCGACGCCGACTGGGTCGAGGCCAACCTCGACAACCCGGCCGTCGCGATCGTCGAGGTCGACGAGGACACCGCCGCCTACGACAAGAACCACATCCGCAACGCGATCCGGATCGACTGGACGAAGGACCTGCAGGACCCGGTCCGCCGTGACTTCATCGACCAGGAGGGCTTCGAGAAGCTCCTCTCGGCCAAGGGCATCGGCAACGACACCACGGTCGTCCTCTACGGCGGCAACAACAACTGGTTCGCCTCGTACGCCTACTGGTACTTCAAGCTCTACGGCCACCAGGACGTCAAGCTCCTCGACGGCGGCCGCAAGAAGTGGGAGCTCGACTCCCGCGACCTGGTCGACGGCTCCGAGGTCCCGAACCGTCCGGCCACCCAGTACAAGGCCCAGGCCCAGGACGTCTCCATCCGCGCCTTCCGCGACGACGTCGTGGCCGCGATCGGCACCCAGAACCTGGTCGACGTCCGCTCGCCCGACGAGTTCTCCGGCAAGCTGCTCGCCCCGGCCCACCTCCCGCAGGAGCAGTCGCAGCGCCCGGGCCACGTCCCGACCGCCCGCAACATCCCGTGGTCGAAGAACGCCAACGACGACGGCACCTTCAAGTCCGACGACGAGCTCAAGGCCCTCTACGAGGCCGAGCAGGTCGACCTGGCGAAGGACACCGTCGCCTACTGCCGCATCGGCGAGCGCTCCGCGCTGACCTGGTTCGTCCTGCACGAGCTCCTCGAGGTCCCGAACGTCAAGAACTACGACGGCTCGTGGACCGAGTACGGCTCCCTCGTGGGCGTGCCGATCGAGCTCGGCGCCGACAAGTAAAAGCCTCCCCTTCGCGACAGGACAGGACAAGAACATGTGTGGAGCTCCGATCGGCGGCCCCGACGTCAGCACGCTCAAGCCCGGTGAGACGGCCATCCAGGGCCAGGTGACCAAGGACGGCGAGCCCGTCACCGGTTACGTCCGCCTCCTGGACTCCTCCGGCGAGTTCACGGCCGAGGTCCCCACCTCCGCCACCGGCCAGTTCCGCTTCTACGCGGCCACCGGCGAGTGGACCCTCCGCGCGCTCGTCCCCGGCGCCCAGGCCGACCGCAAGGTCGTCGTCACGGAGACCGGCAGCCTGACGGACGTCGCCATCGCCGTCTGAGCGGCTGCCCGAGCGGCACCTGAACGGCCGGAGGGCCGTGCCTCCTGGGGGGTTGGACGCCTATTCCAGGACTTGAGGCACGGCCCTCCGGTCTGTGTTCTTCCGGGGCGCCGCGGCGGCCTCCGGCGCCGTCTGTCCGCCGGCCCCGCCCGGTCGTACGCTGAAGGTGTGTACGCACGGCGTCGGCGCGTCTACTTCTGGATGATGGGTGCCTGCCTGGTGCTTTTCGTGGGCGCCTGGGCCGTCGTGCGGCTGTTCTCCATGCCCGTCGCCATCGGCATGTGCGTCGTCGCCATGGTCATCCCGCCGATCGCCGCGATGGTGGCGAACCGGCGCGGCCCCGAGGACCGGTGGTGGGACGACCCGTCCGGCGACCCGCAGTCGGACGAGTGGTGGGACGAACTCGACGGCAGGAAGCGCCGGGAGTAGCGGCGCGGGGCGTCAGCCGAACCAGGCGCGGGACTCCGGCTGGTTGGGCCGGACCAGGGCCAGGATCGCCAGGCCCAGCCAGACCACCCCGAGGATCGGCATGGTGCCGAAGAGCAGATACGCGAACGGCAGCGACACCCAGCCGTAGGCGACGGCCGAGACGCGCACGCCCGGCAGGCGGGTGGGGAACCTGAGCGCCGTACCGATCCCCCAGCCGGCCACCGCGAGGACCAGGACGCCGAGGAACTCGACCGTGCCCGAACGGAGTTCCGGCGCCTCGTCCTCCCAGAGCCGGGCCGCGATCTCGACGCTGTGGGTGAGCACCCAGAGGCCGAGCAGGGCCTGCACACCGGCCAGCACCATCAGCAGCGTGCGCAGACTGCGCACCGGCTGGGGCATCGGCCCGCCGCCCGGCGGGTACGGGGGCGGGGCGGGCGGCTTCGGGGGACCGCCGCCGGCCCGGGCGCGGTCCCACGGGCGCTCGTCGTCGGGCCGTCCTGTGCCGTTCCGCTCCACCGTGGCCTCCCCCAGCCTCGCCCGTGGGGGCCATGGTCCGGGATCCGCCCGGAGGAGTCCAGGGGAGACGCAACGGGAGAGCGAGAGGGGACCGACCACCCGGGAATCAGGCGGGAATCACGCGGGAATCACGCCGGAATCAGTAGACGAGCGCCTGCGTGTCGTCGGCCAGGGCCTCCTGGACGAAGACCTGGGCGCCGGCGATGCGGACGCCGTCCAGGACGTCCTTCTCGGTGATCTCGCGGCGGGCCGCGCACTGGGTGCACAGGGTGATGCGGCCGGCCGCCAGGATCGAGTCGATCAGGTCCGGCAGCGGCGCCGCGTGCGGCAGTTCGAACTCGGCGGCCCTGCCCGGGAGGGCGAACCACGACGACTCACCGGTCAGCCAGAGCGACACCTCGACGCCGCTCGCGACGGCGACGGCCGCCACGGTGAAGGCCTGGGAGCAGCGTTCGGGGGCGTCGGCCCCGGCGGTCACCTTGATCACGAGCTTCTTCGCCATATACCGAACTGTAATGCGAGGCGCTGCAACTTCATGCACCCCTCACGGGTCAGGTGGATGCGCGGATAACGGAATCCGCCCTTCTAGTCTCGTGGGGGGACTGTCTTGGAAGCCACGGAAGCGGCCGAAACCGCTCAGAACGCCCCGGTGCCCGCGCCGGACCCCGGCGCCGAACCGCCCATCCGGTCGGCTCCGCGCCGCCGCCGGGTCGGCCGGACGATCGCGCTGATCGCCGTCGCCGCCGTCATCGGCCTCGTCGGCGGCACCGCCGTCGGCTACGGGATCCAGGCCGAGCGCGAGCCGACTCCGCTCCCGCCCCTGAACCAGCCGGCGCTCGCGTACCCGAAGCCGCTCCCGAAGGGGCAGAAGGCGACGCCGCTGCCCGCCTCGGAGGACCGCCAGGCCAAGGCCCAGGGCGACCTGCGGAAGCTGCTCGTGCCGAAGCCCGCCGGGGCGAAGGACGACGAGTTCGCCGGGGACGACGACGGCTGGATGTCGCCGGACGTGTTCGCCTCCGTCTTCACCAAGCCCGCCAAGGCCTTCAGCTACCAGCTGGAGCTGGAGCAGCGGCGGATCGCCGCCCGGTCCTGGAAGACCGGCGAGCACCGCCACGTCGAGGTCCGGCTCATCCAGTACCGCGCCGGCGCGGGCCTCGGCGCGCAGGACCACATCGAGGACCAGCAGAGCTACATGCCCGACGAGGAGTACGCCGGGAGCGAGGGCGAGGAGCTCAAGGGGTCGACCAACGGCCGCTACTACGTCTTCCCCGTCGAGCGGGAGGCCGGCTACCTCGACCTCTACGAGGCGCGCGCCTACTTCCACCGGGGCGACATCGCGGTGGAGATCTTCATGTCCGACACGAAGAAGATCGCCGAGAAGGACATCCGTTCGCTGGCCGAGCGACAGCTGGCGCGCCTGTGAGTGAGGACCGGAACGACATGACCGAACCCGTGACCCAGGACGTGGCGCAGGACGAGACGCAGGACGCGGCGCAGGACGCCCAGGCTACGGTGGCGGAGGCCGGGGCGCCTGCCCCGAAGGCCCGCAAGCGGGGCGTCGGGCGCGTGCTGCTGCGCGTCGTCCTGCCCACCGTGGTCGTCCTCGGACTGATCGGCGGCGGCGTCACGTACACCGCCCTCACGATCGACTCCGCCGACCGCACGGCGCCGACCCGGCTGTGGGCGGACCCCGCGAAGGACGCGCAGGCCAAGGACCCGGCCGCCGGACCGTCCCGCGGCCGGACGGACACCGAGCTGAGCCGGCTGCTGCTCCCGCTGCCGGAGGGGTACGTCTTCGGCCCCGACGTCGAGCTGTACGGGAACGACGGCGAGCTCGGCGCGGCCGAGGCCGTGGCGCTGATGAAGCAGTACGGCAAGGGCCTGTCCGGGAAGAAGCGCCGCGCCTTCGAGAAGGAGGTCGACAAGCTCGGCATCCAGGGCATCGGCGTCCGCTCGTTCACCGACCCGGCGCACGACGTGAACGTCGAGTTCGAGGTCTCGCGGGTGAAGGACAAGAAGCAGATCAAGAGCAGCTACCGGATCCGCAAGGACGTCTTCGAGTTCCTGGAGTTCCCGAAGGGGCCGAAGGTGACGGGCCACAAGAACGCCGTCTGCTACATGGCCCCGGCGGACGACTCGCTCGACAAGAAGGAGCGGGAGCAGGAGCTGGAGGAGATGATCTGCCTCGGGTACGACTCCGAGGTCTCCGTCACGATGACGGCGGTGGGCACCAAGCCGTTCGACAAGGCGCGCGTGGCGAAGCTGATGGCGCAGCAGCTGGACCACATCGCATCCCCGGGGGAGTACGTATGACCGAGCAGACACAGACCGAGACCCGCCCCGAGCCGACGGCACCCGACACCACGGAGGCCGCGCCCACGGGGGTCGTGCCCACGGAGCCGGCCCTCACCGAGGCCGCGCCGACCGAGGCCGCGCTCACCGCAAGCGTCGAGGCCGCGA
The Streptomyces roseofulvus genome window above contains:
- a CDS encoding LacI family DNA-binding transcriptional regulator, giving the protein MAKVTRDDVARLAGTSTAVVSYVINNGPRPVAPATRERVLAAIKELGYRPDRVAQAMASRRTDLIGMIVPDARQPFFAEMAHAVEQAAAERGKMVLVGNSDYRTEREIHYLRAFLGMRVSGLILVSQGMSEQAASEIEAWDARVVLLHERPEAIDDVAVVTDDIGGAQLATRHLLEHGHPYVACLGGVPNTPAVGDPVADHVEGWRRAMQEAGRSVEGRLFEAPYNRYDAYQVALKLLAGPDRPPAIFCSTDDQAFGVLRAARELRIDVPTELAVAGFDDVKEAALTDPPLTTVYSDRPAMARAAVDLVLDDSVRVSGSRRERVKQFPSALVVRRSCGCH
- a CDS encoding response regulator transcription factor; this encodes MSSLLLLTNALQPSTEVLPALGLLLHNVRVAPAEGPALVDTPGADVILVDGRRDLPQVRSLCQLLRSTGPGCPLVLVVTEGGLAAVTADWGIDDVLLDTAGPAEVEARLRLALGRQQIVADDSPMEIRNGDLSVDEATYSAKLKGRVLDLTFKEFELLKYLAQHPGRVFTRAQLLQEVWGYDYFGGTRTVDVHVRRLRAKLGPEHESLIGTVRNVGYRFVTPEKVERAAEEARAKEAGESGGTKGAEAGQDAREKARTGAGVKDATADTTR
- a CDS encoding alpha/beta hydrolase, producing the protein MSSEAEGRFHMMDVFSLTSGPRRAMLRTEDGVRIEAFHEPFPASVADTAVVVAHGFTGSLDRPAVRRAAGVLGRHAAAVVTFSFRGHGGSGGLSTLGDREVLDLAAAVRWARAQGHARVATVGFSMGGSVVLRQAALDRGTDAAPDAVAAVSAPARWYYRGTAPMRRLHWVVTRPAGRLVGRYGLRTRIDHRAWDPVPLPPVEAAARIAPTPLLIVHGDRDAYFPLDHPRTLAAAGDAELWLEPGMGHAENAAGEELLDRLGAWLVRR
- a CDS encoding MoaD/ThiS family protein, which codes for MAAGTIRYWAAAKAAAGVAEEPYTAETLAEALDAARANHPGELVRVLQRCSYLVDGDPVGTRAHETVRLAEGGTVEVLPPFAGG
- a CDS encoding DUF2993 domain-containing protein, which produces MRALRILLVVAVVLGGILVGGDRLAAAWAESEVAGRASLAGGRTESVEVDIKGFPFLTQAADKRFGEVEVVARGVHTQAGGKPVRIGELVVDLRDVVVTGDWAGARAGSATGTALISYADLVAASERATAMEYGGPGKVKVTGSVEVLGRKVTRTVVSSVTLVGGDTIKVRADEVPGEGIPLLEDMIRERTDFERPLGRVAGMRVSKVEPRPEGLAVTVTGQDVAIAG
- a CDS encoding sulfurtransferase encodes the protein MARSDVLVDADWVEANLDNPAVAIVEVDEDTAAYDKNHIRNAIRIDWTKDLQDPVRRDFIDQEGFEKLLSAKGIGNDTTVVLYGGNNNWFASYAYWYFKLYGHQDVKLLDGGRKKWELDSRDLVDGSEVPNRPATQYKAQAQDVSIRAFRDDVVAAIGTQNLVDVRSPDEFSGKLLAPAHLPQEQSQRPGHVPTARNIPWSKNANDDGTFKSDDELKALYEAEQVDLAKDTVAYCRIGERSALTWFVLHELLEVPNVKNYDGSWTEYGSLVGVPIELGADK
- a CDS encoding DUF1416 domain-containing protein; translated protein: MCGAPIGGPDVSTLKPGETAIQGQVTKDGEPVTGYVRLLDSSGEFTAEVPTSATGQFRFYAATGEWTLRALVPGAQADRKVVVTETGSLTDVAIAV
- a CDS encoding DUF3099 domain-containing protein, with amino-acid sequence MSAGPARSYAEGVYARRRRVYFWMMGACLVLFVGAWAVVRLFSMPVAIGMCVVAMVIPPIAAMVANRRGPEDRWWDDPSGDPQSDEWWDELDGRKRRE
- a CDS encoding DsrE family protein; protein product: MAKKLVIKVTAGADAPERCSQAFTVAAVAVASGVEVSLWLTGESSWFALPGRAAEFELPHAAPLPDLIDSILAAGRITLCTQCAARREITEKDVLDGVRIAGAQVFVQEALADDTQALVY